Proteins encoded together in one Orbaceae bacterium lpD01 window:
- a CDS encoding amino acid ABC transporter ATP-binding protein, translated as MIHIHNLQKQFGQVHVLRGISCDINEKEVISIIGPSGSGKSTFLRCINALEQITSGEIIVNGFAVHDPKTNLNQMRESVGMVFQRFNLFPHMSVLQNLIMAPMEIKKLSKADAIIRAEQLLNKVGLLDKIDAYPSQLSGGQQQRVAIARALMMQPKVMLFDEPTSALDPELVGEVLSVMKSLAYEGMTMVVVTHEMGFAREMSDRVIFIDQGIIQEEGPPEQIFDKPKNERTQAFLSKVL; from the coding sequence GTGATTCACATTCATAATCTGCAAAAACAATTTGGTCAGGTACATGTTCTACGCGGTATTTCCTGTGATATTAATGAAAAAGAGGTCATCTCTATCATCGGTCCATCCGGGTCAGGAAAAAGCACCTTTTTACGCTGTATTAATGCACTTGAGCAGATAACATCAGGTGAGATTATTGTTAACGGCTTTGCCGTTCATGATCCTAAGACCAATCTCAATCAGATGAGAGAATCGGTTGGCATGGTGTTTCAACGCTTTAATCTTTTTCCACATATGTCGGTGCTGCAAAACTTAATTATGGCACCAATGGAGATAAAGAAGTTATCTAAAGCCGATGCGATCATAAGGGCCGAGCAGCTATTAAACAAAGTTGGCCTATTAGATAAAATTGATGCTTATCCAAGCCAGCTTTCGGGCGGTCAGCAGCAGCGTGTGGCGATTGCCAGAGCTTTAATGATGCAGCCTAAGGTCATGCTATTTGATGAACCAACCTCAGCATTAGATCCAGAGCTGGTGGGTGAGGTACTCAGTGTCATGAAATCACTGGCATACGAAGGCATGACCATGGTCGTGGTCACCCATGAAATGGGGTTTGCCAGAGAGATGTCTGATCGGGTCATCTTTATTGATCAAGGTATTATTCAAGAAGAAGGACCGCCAGAGCAGATTTTCGATAAGCCCAAAAATGAGCGTACTCAAGCCTTTTTAAGCAAAGTTTTATAA
- the asnA gene encoding aspartate--ammonia ligase, whose protein sequence is MVRQFIEQQQRISFVKSFFSFQLAEKLSLIEVQAPILSRVGDGTQDNLSGYEKAVQVTVKAIPNAQFEVVHSLAKWKRKVLSQHKFQIEEGIYTNMKALRPDEDGLSPIHSVYVDQWDWEKVIAEKDRTLTYLKKTVQQIYSAIKATEKAVAEAYQLTPFLPDHITFVDSESLLKRYPDLSAKERENRITQELGAVFLIGIGGKLSNNDYHDVRAPDYDDWSTLNEEGHAGLNGDILVWNPVLNSAFELSSMGIRVNAQALQHQLSLTHDEGRLMFDWHKALMNGELVQTIGGGIGQSRLTMLLLQLKHIGQVQSSVWDQVTYQKYDGLL, encoded by the coding sequence ATGGTTCGTCAATTCATCGAACAACAACAACGAATTTCTTTTGTTAAATCATTTTTCTCATTTCAATTAGCTGAAAAACTCTCATTAATCGAAGTTCAGGCGCCGATTTTAAGTCGAGTGGGCGATGGTACACAGGATAATCTTTCTGGCTATGAAAAAGCGGTACAGGTGACGGTGAAAGCGATTCCTAATGCTCAATTTGAGGTCGTCCATTCATTAGCGAAATGGAAACGAAAAGTGTTAAGTCAGCATAAATTTCAGATAGAAGAAGGGATTTATACTAATATGAAAGCGTTGCGTCCTGATGAAGACGGACTATCGCCGATTCATTCGGTCTATGTTGATCAGTGGGACTGGGAAAAAGTGATCGCGGAAAAAGATCGCACCTTAACTTATTTAAAGAAAACTGTTCAGCAAATCTATTCAGCTATTAAAGCGACTGAAAAAGCGGTTGCAGAAGCTTACCAATTAACCCCATTTTTACCCGATCATATTACTTTTGTTGATAGTGAATCACTGCTAAAACGATACCCAGATTTATCGGCAAAAGAGCGTGAAAATCGGATTACCCAAGAGCTCGGCGCCGTATTTTTAATCGGTATTGGCGGTAAATTATCTAATAATGATTATCATGATGTGCGAGCACCTGATTACGATGACTGGAGTACGCTAAATGAAGAGGGGCACGCGGGACTCAATGGTGATATTTTGGTGTGGAATCCGGTGTTAAATAGTGCTTTTGAACTCTCATCGATGGGGATTCGCGTCAATGCTCAGGCATTACAGCATCAATTATCGTTAACCCATGATGAAGGTCGTTTGATGTTTGATTGGCACAAGGCATTAATGAATGGTGAGCTTGTGCAAACCATTGGTGGTGGTATCGGCCAATC
- a CDS encoding amino acid ABC transporter permease: MMGFNWAIIQDYLPLFIDGALMTLKCTVICVILGILWGLLLGLGRIASAPHGLPKYLLYFGVQWPVRIYVSAFRGTPLFVQIMVVYFVLMPYLVSPKDGILVTSNIISVETARIMRSQYGAFIASVVAITLNSGAYVSEIFRAGIQSIDKGQMEAARSLGMPYGKTMRKVILPQAFRRMLPPLGNNAIAILKDSSLGAAIGLADLAFAARTAGAAYASYDEPYLVISVIYWCMTFILTMIVQQMEKRLGKSDSHS, translated from the coding sequence ATTATGGGGTTTAATTGGGCGATTATTCAGGATTATCTGCCTCTATTTATTGATGGTGCACTCATGACCCTGAAATGTACCGTCATTTGTGTCATTTTGGGGATTCTCTGGGGATTATTATTAGGTTTAGGTCGTATTGCCTCGGCTCCACATGGCTTACCAAAATATCTGTTATATTTTGGGGTGCAGTGGCCAGTACGTATTTATGTCAGTGCTTTTCGCGGCACGCCATTATTTGTACAAATTATGGTGGTCTATTTTGTCTTAATGCCCTATCTGGTGAGCCCTAAAGACGGTATTTTAGTGACCTCAAATATTATCTCGGTGGAAACTGCCAGAATAATGCGCTCACAGTATGGCGCGTTTATCGCCAGTGTTGTCGCCATCACCTTAAACTCGGGTGCCTATGTGTCGGAAATATTTCGAGCTGGTATTCAATCAATAGATAAAGGCCAAATGGAAGCTGCGCGCTCACTCGGGATGCCCTATGGCAAAACCATGCGTAAGGTTATCTTACCACAAGCTTTTCGCCGCATGTTACCACCATTAGGCAACAATGCGATTGCCATTTTGAAAGACTCCTCGCTCGGTGCGGCTATCGGCCTGGCCGATCTGGCTTTTGCGGCCAGAACCGCAGGTGCAGCTTATGCATCTTATGATGAGCCCTATCTCGTTATTTCGGTCATATATTGGTGTATGACATTTATACTTACAATGATTGTCCAACAGATGGAAAAAAGGTTAGGTAAAAGTGATTCACATTCATAA
- a CDS encoding basic amino acid ABC transporter substrate-binding protein — MFKYLFSFIIFIMTIFIQPSALAVQTTYIVGAGGTYRPFEYENSNKELEGFDIDLIKAIAHVEGFQVQLVNTPWEGIFATLDNGDRDIIISGITITEKRKQSVDFSLPYFPAEQVIVGQKGTEITSIASLKDKIVGVVNGSTGDIVISTVLGRNNTAIRRFDNTPLLLQELYEEGIDAAVGDVGVVKFYIKMHPGKAFDLVYDNAFEPQYFGIAVEKGNTDLKNKIDAGLKKIIVDGTYHKIYEKWFDSNTPKLPIDIE; from the coding sequence ATGTTTAAATACTTATTTTCTTTCATTATTTTCATAATGACTATTTTCATTCAGCCAAGCGCTTTAGCCGTTCAAACCACTTATATTGTGGGCGCTGGAGGCACCTACCGACCATTTGAGTATGAAAATAGCAATAAAGAACTAGAAGGATTTGATATTGATCTCATCAAAGCGATTGCTCATGTCGAAGGGTTTCAGGTGCAATTAGTCAATACACCTTGGGAAGGTATTTTTGCCACGTTAGATAACGGCGATCGCGATATTATTATATCCGGCATTACCATTACCGAGAAAAGAAAACAGTCAGTCGATTTTTCATTGCCTTATTTTCCAGCCGAACAGGTAATTGTTGGTCAAAAAGGCACTGAGATTACCTCAATAGCAAGCTTAAAAGATAAAATTGTCGGTGTGGTCAACGGCAGTACCGGCGATATCGTTATCTCGACTGTTTTGGGTCGCAATAATACCGCCATCCGCCGATTTGATAATACCCCACTATTATTGCAAGAACTTTATGAAGAAGGTATTGACGCTGCGGTAGGCGATGTGGGTGTCGTCAAATTCTATATTAAAATGCATCCGGGCAAAGCGTTTGATTTAGTTTATGATAACGCGTTTGAACCACAATATTTTGGTATTGCGGTTGAAAAAGGCAATACAGACTTAAAAAATAAGATCGATGCGGGTTTAAAGAAAATTATTGTCGATGGTACTTATCATAAAATTTATGAGAAATGGTTCGATAGTAATACACCGAAATTACCGATTGATATCGAATAA